GGCCTCCGAGATCGAGAAGCTCGGCAAGGCCGGCGCGTCGGAAACGCCCAAGACGTTTCGCGTGCGTGATTATATTTTTCGGTTCGATCTTCCGGAGTAGACCCGCATGGCGCGAGAAAAAAAAGAAGAAAGTTCAGGCGCGGGCATGGGCTGGCTGGTCACGTTCGCGGACCTGATGACCTTGTTGTTGACTTTTTTCGTGCTCCTCTTGTCCATGGCCACCATGGACAGATCCATCATGCGGGAAATCGCCGTCAGTCTCGTGGGGGACGAAGGGCTCGCCCCCTCGAAGGGCGCCGGCAAGGTGCCGGCGAAATTCGAGTTCATCGAGCAGACGCTGCAAGATCAAGAAAAAATTTTCGAGAATCATCAGCGTCTCAAGGACACGCTTTTTCCGGACGAGGTCTTGCCCAAGGACATGCCCCGCAACGCCCTGTTGAACAACCTGGAAGTGTTGGCCCGGCCCGAAGGCGTGGCGATTGTTCTTTCGGAAGGGTTGTTGTTTCAAAGCGGGCAGAGTGAGCTGAACGAGTCCAGCAAGAAATTGCTTTCCGAGTTCGTGGCCTTTTTGGCCAGTTATCCCGTGCCCGTGAATATCGCCGGGTACACGGACAATGTTCCCGGAGGGGCCAAGGACAATTATGTTTTGTCGGCGGAGCGGGCCATGGCTGTGTTGACGTTTTTTTTGGAGCAGGGGTTCGAGCCGGAGCGTTTTTCCGTTTCCGCTTATGGGCCGGATTTTCCGCTGGCGGAAAATAATTCGCCCGAGGGGCGCGCCAAGAATCGCCGGGTGGAAATTTTGCTGAAAACCACGGGCCGGACATATCTTTAGGCCCGACATCCATACATCACGACCAAAGGAGGACGCGTGGCCGCTAAAAAAAATGAAACCGAAGAACCCACCGAAAAGAAAAAAGGCGGGAAACTGAAGCTTATCATTATCCTCGTGCTGCTCCTGGTCCTGCTTGGCGGGGGTGGCTTCGTGGCGTGGAAGTTTTTTTTGCAGCCCGAGGGCGATCCGGCCGCCGAAGGGAATGCCACCGGGGACGCGGCGGCAAAAGCCAAGGAAGAAGTGCCGCCGGAAGTTGTCAAACTGGATCCTTTTGTCGTTAATCTGGCCGACCCCATGGGGCGTAGATACCTGAAGATCACCATGGACGTGGAGGTCGAGCCGGGAGTCACGCCAGAATTGAACGCCGCCATGGTCAAGGTGAAGGACAGCTTGCTTTTGCTGCTCTCCAGCAAGACTTTTTCCGAGATCAGCTCCATGGATCAGAAAATCGAGCTGAAAAACGAAATCATGGAACGGCTGAGTCAAGTTGTCGGCAAGGGCAAGATCAAAAATATCTACTTCACGGAATTTGTTATCCAGTAGCCGCCAGGAACATGGTTCAGCATGAGTAAGATCCTCAACCAGGATGAAGTCGATGCCTTGTTGCGTGGCATTTCCGGTGGAGAAATCGAGACCGAGGAGGAAACCTCCACGGCCGAGGACGGGGTTGTAACCTTTGATCTCGCCAATCAGGACCGGATTATCCGCGGCCGCATGCCGGTCTTGGAGATTATCAACGATCGTTTCTCCCGTTTGGCAACCAGCGCCCTCGCCAACACCATGCGCAAACGGGTGGACGTGAATCCCATTTCCATCGACATGTCCAAATTCGGGGATTTCATGCGATCCCTGCCCGTGCCGACCAGTATCAACATTTTCAAGATCGAGCCGTTGCGCGGCAACGCGTTGCTGGTGGTCGACACGCGGCTGGTGTTTTCCCTGGTGGAGAATTTTTTTGGAGGCGCGGGCTCCCAACCCAAGATCGAGGGGCGGGACTTCACGCCCATCGAGCAGTCCATCATTACCAAGGTGGTCAAGATTATCCTGGCCAATTTGGAGGATGCATGGCGTCCGGTGCACGAAGTCAGCATCGAGCTTCTGCGCTCCGAGATTAATCCTCAGTTCGCGACCATCGTTCCGCCCAGCGACGTGGTGGTTGTCATCTCTTTCGAGGTCGAGCTGGAAACAGCCCTGGGTTCCCTGATCCTGGCTTTGCCCTATGCGACCATCGAACCGATTCGATCCAAGTTGTACGCCGCCTTCCAGACCGAAAGACTGGAGGTGGACCACGCCTGGATTTCACGTTTTCGGGATCGACTTCTGGAAACACCGGTGGATATGGCCGTGACCTTCGGCACCACCCAGATCACGGGTCGTCAGCTGCTCGACATGCGGGTCGGGGATATCTTGCTTTTGGATCAGGACGAGGACGACATGCTCATGGCCAGGATTCAGGGCGTGGTCAAATTTCAGGGCACTCCCGGTTTCGTCAAGGGAAACAAGGCGTTCAAGGTGCTCAAGGAGCAGGAACTCAATTATTAGGGGACGATGATGGCCGAAGATCAGGACAAGTTGGCCGCTGAATGGGCCGCCGCATTGCAGGAACAGAATAACGCGGAACAGGATGGCGGCTCGGAAGAGGATTTGGCCGACGCCTGGGCCGCGGCCTTGCAGGAGCAGGAAACCTCGGAGAAGGGCTCGGATCAAGGTCTGGCCGACGAATGGGCCAAAACCTTGGCCGACGAGGAGGAAAGCAAGCTCCAGCATGAAAAGAAACAAAAACAACTGGCCGCCCAGAGCCGAAATTTTGAATACAAGGATTTGACGGGCGAGGCCAAGGCTCCCAAGTCCGAGGGCTTGCGCAAGGATCTTGACTTCATTCTTGATATCCCCCTGGAAGTCTCGGCCCAGCTGGGCAGTACCAAGCTTTTGATCAATGAACTTCTTCAGCTGGGGCAGGGGTCCGTCATCGAATTGAACAAGCTCGCCGGGGAGCCCTTGGAAATCCTGGTCAACGGCAAATTGGTGGCCCGTGGCGAAGCCGTGGTCATCAACGAGAAATTCGGGGTCCGTCTGACCGACATCATCAGTCCCATCGAGAGGGTGAAGCAACTTGGATAACGCGACATTGACGGGCACGGATTTGGGGCTTGGCCTAGCTTCGATCAAGATGGCCGCGGGTCTGCTTTTGATTTTGGGCCTGATTTTTCTGGGTCTGGCCTTGCTCAGGCGTCACGGTTTTGCCGGCAGGGTGCAGTCCGGAGGCCGGGTTGCGTTGCGGGTCGAGGATCGGATCGTCTTGGGCCCCCGCAAGCAGGTTGTGATGGTCCGCTTTTTGAATAAGCTCTTGCTGTTGGGCGTCACCGATTCCGGAATCACCTTGATCACAGAAGCAGACCATGACCCTCATTCCGAACATGCCACATTTTCCGAGGCCTTGGAGCGCGAAAATCATCGCGAGGTGGCCGATACTCCTGACTAGCCTGGCGCTGGTTTTTGTCCCGAATCTGATCTGGGGCGCGGATACGCCCCTCATTCCATCCCTGTCCCTGCAATTGTCGGCCGGGCAGGCCGAACCGCAAAAAGTAGCCGTCGCCCTGGAAGTCATGGCCTTGCTGACGGTGCTGACCCTGGCTCCATCCATTGTTTTGACCCTCACGTCGTTTACCCGGATCATCATTGTGTTTCATTTTTTGCGGCAAGCCATGGGAATCCAGCAGATGCCGCCCAATCAGGTCTTGTCCGGCCTGGCCATTTTTATGACGGTGGTCATCATGATGCCGCTCGGGCGGACCGTGAATGACACCGCCTTGCAACCCTATTTGCGGGAAGAGATTGGGTATCGGGAAGCGCTGGAGCGGACCGAACAGCCACTGCGTTCCTTTTTATTCAAGCATACCAGGGAAAAGGATTTGTCGGTTTTTTTCTCTATTTCCGGCATCGAGCGCCCTCAGAGCAAGGACGATGTCCCCACCATGCTGCTTATTCCAGCCTATATGATCAGTGAATTGAAAACGGGATTTCAGATTGGCTTTTTGATCTATATCCCTTTTCTTATTCTGGACATGGTCGTGGCCAGTATTCTTTTATCCATGGGTATGATGATGCTTCCGCCGGTCATGGTTTCCCTGCCGTTCAAGATTCTACTTTTTGTCATGGTGGATGGCTGGAATCTGATCATCGGCTCCCTGGTCAACAGTTTTGCGTAGGTGCCCCATGGCAAGGACCCCAAGATGACTCCTGAATTTGTCATTGGATTCGCTCGTCAAGCCATAGAATTGACGCTGATTATTTCCCTGCCCATGCTTGGCGTGGGTTTGGGGGTCGGAGTGTTCGTGAGTATCCTCCAAGCCGCGACCCAGATCCAAGAGATGACCCTGACCTTTGTCCCCAAGATCATCGCTGTCTTTTTGGCTTTGCTCATTTCCTTTCCCTGGGTCATGGATAAAATGATTTCCTTTACCCAGGAAATTTTTCTCAATTTTCCACAGTACATCAAATAGTCCGACGGGTTATCCTTGGCTTTGGCGAAGCATTTCGGTCAGGATCATGGCCCCGGCCTGCGCCACGTTGAGGGAGTCGAAGTCCTCCCGGATAGGGATTTTGAGCGTCGCGTCGCAGCGTTTGCCGACGTTGGGGCGCATCCCTTTGTCCTCGTTCCCCAAAACAAGTACCGCTGGCAGGCGCAGGCTGGCCTTGAACAGTGGTTGACTGTTTGGCCCGGCGTCCGATCCGTAGATGGCCAGACCGGCCATGGCGCAGGCATCCAGTGCCCGGGACAGATTGACGACCTGACACAGGGACAGTCGATCCAGTGCCCCGGCCGCGGCCTTGGCGGCGGCTTGGCCCAGGAACGCGGTTCGGTCCTGGGGGAAGAGTAATCCCACGCCGCCAAGGGCGTGGAGGGTCCGCGCCAGGGTGCCGACATTGCCCGGATCCTGAACCTGATCCAGGGCCAGGATCACGGGAAATTCGGCCGAGGATGCCTGTTCGATAAGCCGGTCCAGGTCCACAAAACGACGGCCCCGGACCCGGGCGATGACGCCTTGGTGGTTGCCAGCAAACATCCGGTCCAGCTCGTGGCGCGGTATTTTGCGGAAGCGCGCATTTTGTTCGCGACAGATTTTCTGGATTTCTCCCAAGCCCGGCGTGTCTTCGGCGAGAAAGATCGTGTCGATGATTTCGGGTTGGGTGGCCAGAAGCTCCATGACGGGCTTGCGGCCAGGGGTCAGGTATGGATTGGGTTGTTTGTTGGCGTGCATGGCGAGTCCTGATTGGTTGCGGGGTGGAGGATTTGCTTTTTCGAGAATATTTATGTAGCCGAACTGCTATTATTTGGTCCCGTTCGCCGCATGGAGGCGGCCCAGAGGGTTAACTTTTGACCAGGAGTTTGTTTTGACAGGACTATTTCGCACCCTCCTGCTGCTTGTCGTGCTGATCGCGGCCGGCTGTTCGGCCAAGAACGCTCCGGGGCCGGAGCAGGCCAGTCCGTCCTTGCCTCGGGAGACAACGCGGGATGCTGGCGAGATTGCCGGCGATCAAGCAACCGAAGTCGATACCGAAGCGTACGAGCCCACTCCCGAGCTGGAAGATGTCACGGAAGTTGGTCCGCTCAGTTCCGAGGAGCGGACTGTCCTGGACTCGGATATTTCGTTTCCCGTGGATTTGGATACCGTGGAAAATCAGGATGTCCAGCGCTTTTTTCACTATTTTGCCCACACCCACAGGACAACATTCGAGAACTGGCTCAAGCGGGCCAGGGTCTATCTGCCCCATATTCGCGAGCGTTTTCGTCAGGAAGGGCTGCCCGAGGATTTGATCTATTTGCCGTTTGTCGAGAGCGGTTTCAATCCTTTCGCCTTGTCGCGGGCCGGAGCCAGCGGCGTATGGCAGTTCATGCCCCGGACCGGCACCATGTATGGTCTGGCCGTTGACTCCTGGGTGGACGAACGCCGTGATCCCTATAAATCCACGGAAGCGGCGATCAGCTACCTGAAGAAGCTGTACGCGATCTTTGGCGATTGGCCCCTGGCCCTGGCCGCTTACAACGCGGGCGAGGGCACCATCGGGCGCGCCATGGAGAAAACCGGCCGCTCGGATTATCTGTCGCTGTGCGCGGTGTCTTCCGACATCAAATCGGAAACGAAGCTGTATGTTCCGAAGTTCCTGGCCGTGGTCAAGATCGCGCGCAATCTGGACAAGCTCGGTTTCGAGCCGATCGACTGGACCGTCCGGCCACGGTCCGTGGCCTACGTGCAGGCCAAGGGTGGCACGGATTTGCTTGCCTTGTCCAAGGACGTTGGCCTCGAATGGAAGGCCTTCCGCGAGCTCAACCCGGTGTTCCGCAAGCAGCAGGCGCCGGAGCGGTCCGTGCGGATCGCGTTGCCCGCGCAGTACGTGGCCAAGGCCAAGGAGTTTTTACGCCGCCCCCCCAAGACCAGAACCGAATTTGCCGCCTATAAAATCAGGCCAGGTGATTCCTGGTGGGGAGTGGCCAAGAAGTACGGCGTTTCCGTGGCCTCGTTGCGCAAGGCGAACCCGAAGCTTTCCTTCCATGTCGGACGAACCGTCCGGATTCCTGGCAAGACTGGCCCGACACCGGCGGCAAAGGTCGCCAACGTGGAGCAGGATGCCAAAAAATGGGCGACGAAACGGGCGAATTATGTCGTCCGTAAGGGGGATACGCCGTGGTCCATCGCCAAGTCCTTTAAAATGGACGCGGCCACGCTGCTCAAGTCAAACGGCTTGAAGACGGGCGCCACGCTTTCGGTCGGGCAGAAACTCTTTGTTCCCGATGCTGGTGCCGTCGAAACGCGTGCCGCGACATCCAAGGCCGAAAAAGCCCGCGAGGAATTGGTCGAATATCGGATTCGTCCTGGCGATACGTTGTGGAATATCGCCAAGCGCTTCAATGTTTCGATGTTGGATTTGCGCAAGTGGAATCGGTTGGCCAAAAACGATGCCTTGCGGCCAGGAGACCAGCTCAAGGTCTATACGCGCTGATCAGAGCGATCGTTGTTCATGAAAAAAGGCAGGCCCGGGTGGACCTGCCTTTTTTCATGGCCGCAGGGTCATGGATGGCAGGTCGATGCGGAAGCGCGTCCATTGCCCCATCGCGGTTTGCACGTCCATCCGTCCGCCGTGTCCTTCGGTGACGATGAAATAGGACACGGACAGGCCCAGGCCGGTGCCTTTGCCCGTGGGCTTCGTGGTGAAGAACGGCTCGAAGATGCGCTTGCGGATACCGTCTTCCATGCCCGGTCCGTTGTCTTCGATTTCGATGCGTATCCAGGGAGAATTGGCCCTGACTCTGATCGTGAACCGGGGCCGGTCCTGTGTCGGGTAGGTTTTTTCAGCCATGGCCTCGGCGCCGTTTCGGAGCAGGTTCAGAAAAACCTGTTGGAGTTTGCTGGCCGCGCAGAGAACGGGCGGGATATTGTTTTCGTACTCTTTTTTGATTTCGATTCGTTTGAAGTCATAATTTTTTTTGAGGTTGTAGTCCGTGC
This is a stretch of genomic DNA from Deltaproteobacteria bacterium. It encodes these proteins:
- a CDS encoding flagellar motor protein MotB, with product MAREKKEESSGAGMGWLVTFADLMTLLLTFFVLLLSMATMDRSIMREIAVSLVGDEGLAPSKGAGKVPAKFEFIEQTLQDQEKIFENHQRLKDTLFPDEVLPKDMPRNALLNNLEVLARPEGVAIVLSEGLLFQSGQSELNESSKKLLSEFVAFLASYPVPVNIAGYTDNVPGGAKDNYVLSAERAMAVLTFFLEQGFEPERFSVSAYGPDFPLAENNSPEGRAKNRRVEILLKTTGRTYL
- a CDS encoding flagellar basal body protein FliL — protein: MAAKKNETEEPTEKKKGGKLKLIIILVLLLVLLGGGGFVAWKFFLQPEGDPAAEGNATGDAAAKAKEEVPPEVVKLDPFVVNLADPMGRRYLKITMDVEVEPGVTPELNAAMVKVKDSLLLLLSSKTFSEISSMDQKIELKNEIMERLSQVVGKGKIKNIYFTEFVIQ
- the fliM gene encoding flagellar motor switch protein FliM; translated protein: MSKILNQDEVDALLRGISGGEIETEEETSTAEDGVVTFDLANQDRIIRGRMPVLEIINDRFSRLATSALANTMRKRVDVNPISIDMSKFGDFMRSLPVPTSINIFKIEPLRGNALLVVDTRLVFSLVENFFGGAGSQPKIEGRDFTPIEQSIITKVVKIILANLEDAWRPVHEVSIELLRSEINPQFATIVPPSDVVVVISFEVELETALGSLILALPYATIEPIRSKLYAAFQTERLEVDHAWISRFRDRLLETPVDMAVTFGTTQITGRQLLDMRVGDILLLDQDEDDMLMARIQGVVKFQGTPGFVKGNKAFKVLKEQELNY
- the fliN gene encoding flagellar motor switch protein FliN; this translates as MAEDQDKLAAEWAAALQEQNNAEQDGGSEEDLADAWAAALQEQETSEKGSDQGLADEWAKTLADEEESKLQHEKKQKQLAAQSRNFEYKDLTGEAKAPKSEGLRKDLDFILDIPLEVSAQLGSTKLLINELLQLGQGSVIELNKLAGEPLEILVNGKLVARGEAVVINEKFGVRLTDIISPIERVKQLG
- a CDS encoding flagellar biosynthetic protein FliO, with the protein product MDNATLTGTDLGLGLASIKMAAGLLLILGLIFLGLALLRRHGFAGRVQSGGRVALRVEDRIVLGPRKQVVMVRFLNKLLLLGVTDSGITLITEADHDPHSEHATFSEALERENHREVADTPD
- the fliP gene encoding flagellar biosynthetic protein FliP, whose amino-acid sequence is MPHFPRPWSAKIIARWPILLTSLALVFVPNLIWGADTPLIPSLSLQLSAGQAEPQKVAVALEVMALLTVLTLAPSIVLTLTSFTRIIIVFHFLRQAMGIQQMPPNQVLSGLAIFMTVVIMMPLGRTVNDTALQPYLREEIGYREALERTEQPLRSFLFKHTREKDLSVFFSISGIERPQSKDDVPTMLLIPAYMISELKTGFQIGFLIYIPFLILDMVVASILLSMGMMMLPPVMVSLPFKILLFVMVDGWNLIIGSLVNSFA
- the fliQ gene encoding flagellar biosynthetic protein FliQ; this encodes MTPEFVIGFARQAIELTLIISLPMLGVGLGVGVFVSILQAATQIQEMTLTFVPKIIAVFLALLISFPWVMDKMISFTQEIFLNFPQYIK
- the rlmB gene encoding 23S rRNA (guanosine(2251)-2'-O)-methyltransferase RlmB, whose translation is MHANKQPNPYLTPGRKPVMELLATQPEIIDTIFLAEDTPGLGEIQKICREQNARFRKIPRHELDRMFAGNHQGVIARVRGRRFVDLDRLIEQASSAEFPVILALDQVQDPGNVGTLARTLHALGGVGLLFPQDRTAFLGQAAAKAAAGALDRLSLCQVVNLSRALDACAMAGLAIYGSDAGPNSQPLFKASLRLPAVLVLGNEDKGMRPNVGKRCDATLKIPIREDFDSLNVAQAGAMILTEMLRQSQG
- a CDS encoding LysM peptidoglycan-binding domain-containing protein encodes the protein MVPFAAWRRPRGLTFDQEFVLTGLFRTLLLLVVLIAAGCSAKNAPGPEQASPSLPRETTRDAGEIAGDQATEVDTEAYEPTPELEDVTEVGPLSSEERTVLDSDISFPVDLDTVENQDVQRFFHYFAHTHRTTFENWLKRARVYLPHIRERFRQEGLPEDLIYLPFVESGFNPFALSRAGASGVWQFMPRTGTMYGLAVDSWVDERRDPYKSTEAAISYLKKLYAIFGDWPLALAAYNAGEGTIGRAMEKTGRSDYLSLCAVSSDIKSETKLYVPKFLAVVKIARNLDKLGFEPIDWTVRPRSVAYVQAKGGTDLLALSKDVGLEWKAFRELNPVFRKQQAPERSVRIALPAQYVAKAKEFLRRPPKTRTEFAAYKIRPGDSWWGVAKKYGVSVASLRKANPKLSFHVGRTVRIPGKTGPTPAAKVANVEQDAKKWATKRANYVVRKGDTPWSIAKSFKMDAATLLKSNGLKTGATLSVGQKLFVPDAGAVETRAATSKAEKAREELVEYRIRPGDTLWNIAKRFNVSMLDLRKWNRLAKNDALRPGDQLKVYTR